One segment of Nocardioides sp. QY071 DNA contains the following:
- the secF gene encoding protein translocase subunit SecF: MGKMSRLGNELYQGRKSINFIGKPWLFYLISGVLVGLAVLVLFVKPLNMGVEFTGGTTVSVPVGAGEATQSAADDLRTKVADSGIQNAENPTVTTEGDSALVIQVENLSEKQRGEIAALVHDEFPNVAENDLSVQDIGPSWGQEVAKRAAIGVGIFLLLVVLFIWGYFREWRMSVAALVALIHDVMLTVGVYALSGFQVTPAAVTGVLAILGFSLYDTVVVFDKIKENTTVLRKNTQSYADAANLAVNQTLVRSINTSIVALIPIGAILYVSAVQLGASSLQDLALAQFVGMGVGVYSSVMLAPRVLVHLKMQESEMQVQARRAKAKQRALADRYASVPAATDDTPVAGRRGGDPDEIPDELLEEEFEIEVDEEPAPRRTAPNTEAVGKGRVVPTNSRPVNESGSSGRKQPVRQTRSKRGKK, translated from the coding sequence ATGGGCAAGATGTCCCGGCTCGGCAACGAGCTCTACCAGGGCCGCAAGTCGATCAACTTCATCGGCAAGCCGTGGCTCTTCTACCTCATCTCCGGTGTGCTGGTCGGGCTCGCGGTGCTGGTGCTGTTCGTCAAGCCGCTCAACATGGGCGTCGAGTTCACCGGCGGCACGACGGTCTCGGTGCCGGTGGGCGCCGGCGAGGCCACCCAGTCGGCCGCCGACGACCTGCGGACCAAGGTCGCCGACTCCGGCATCCAGAACGCTGAGAACCCCACGGTCACCACCGAGGGTGACTCCGCCCTGGTGATCCAGGTCGAGAACCTCAGCGAGAAGCAGCGCGGCGAGATCGCCGCGCTGGTCCACGACGAGTTCCCGAACGTCGCCGAGAACGACCTGTCCGTCCAGGACATCGGTCCGAGCTGGGGGCAGGAGGTCGCCAAGCGCGCGGCCATCGGCGTCGGCATCTTCCTGCTGCTCGTCGTGCTGTTCATCTGGGGCTACTTCCGCGAGTGGCGGATGTCGGTCGCCGCGCTGGTCGCGCTGATCCACGACGTCATGCTGACCGTCGGCGTCTACGCGCTGTCCGGCTTCCAGGTGACGCCCGCCGCGGTCACGGGTGTGCTGGCGATCCTCGGCTTCTCGCTCTACGACACCGTCGTCGTGTTCGACAAGATCAAGGAGAACACCACCGTTCTCCGCAAGAACACCCAGTCGTACGCCGACGCGGCCAACCTCGCGGTCAACCAGACCCTGGTGCGCTCGATCAACACCTCGATCGTCGCGCTCATCCCGATCGGCGCGATCCTCTACGTCTCCGCCGTCCAGCTCGGTGCCAGCTCGCTGCAGGACCTCGCGCTCGCACAGTTCGTCGGCATGGGCGTCGGCGTCTACTCCTCGGTGATGCTCGCCCCGCGCGTGCTGGTCCACCTGAAGATGCAGGAGAGCGAGATGCAGGTCCAGGCGCGGCGCGCCAAGGCCAAGCAGCGCGCGCTCGCCGACCGCTACGCCTCGGTCCCCGCCGCCACCGACGACACGCCCGTCGCCGGCCGTCGCGGCGGCGACCCCGACGAGATCCCGGACGAGCTGCTCGAGGAGGAGTTCGAGATCGAGGTCGACGAGGAGCCGGCTCCCCGTCGTACGGCACCCAACACGGAGGCCGTCGGCAAGGGCCGCGTGGTCCCGACCAACAGCCGTCCGGTCAACGAGAGCGGGAGCTCGGGTCGCAAGCAGCCGGTGCGCCAGACGCGGTCCAAGCGCGGCAAGAAGTAG
- a CDS encoding adenine phosphoribosyltransferase, with protein MSVRDDVRERAVDALTRLVRDIADFPEPGIVFKDITPLLADPVGFGAVVEAMAAAGRDESGAVVVDKVVGMEARGFILAAPVALTLGVGFAPVRKAGKLPHDTHQVDYALEYGEAVLELHQDAVAPGERVLLVDDVLATGGTAGATCDLVRRCGAEPVGFAVLMELGFLDGRTALGEVPVHALQRI; from the coding sequence GTGAGCGTTCGCGACGACGTCCGCGAGCGCGCGGTCGACGCGCTCACCCGGCTGGTCCGCGACATCGCGGACTTCCCGGAGCCGGGCATCGTGTTCAAGGACATCACGCCACTGCTGGCCGACCCGGTCGGCTTCGGCGCGGTCGTCGAGGCGATGGCCGCGGCCGGGCGCGACGAGAGCGGCGCGGTCGTCGTCGACAAGGTCGTCGGCATGGAGGCCCGCGGGTTCATCCTCGCGGCGCCCGTCGCGCTGACCCTCGGCGTCGGCTTCGCCCCGGTCCGCAAGGCCGGCAAGCTGCCGCACGACACCCACCAGGTCGACTACGCCCTCGAGTACGGCGAGGCCGTGCTCGAGCTCCACCAGGACGCCGTCGCACCGGGGGAGCGCGTGCTCCTCGTCGACGACGTGCTCGCCACCGGCGGTACCGCGGGCGCCACCTGCGACCTGGTCCGGCGCTGCGGCGCGGAGCCGGTCGGCTTCGCCGTACTGATGGAGCTGGGCTTCCTCGACGGGCGCACCGCCCTCGGCGAGGTTCCCGTGCACGCGCTGCAGCGGATCTGA
- a CDS encoding bifunctional (p)ppGpp synthetase/guanosine-3',5'-bis(diphosphate) 3'-pyrophosphohydrolase produces the protein MGSRGQVSNPVLESLFRAVRANHPKADLQLLERAYLTAERLHADQKRKSGDPYITHPLAVTTILAGIGMTEPTLVAALLHDTVEDTPYTLEECRRDFGDEVALLVDGVTKLDKVVYGDSANAETIRKMIVAMSRDIRVLVIKLADRLHNMRTLRFVKQSTQERKARETLDIYAPLAHRLGMNTIKWELEDLAFATLHPKIYDEIVRLVAERAPSRDSFLAEVISQVEKDLREAKIKATVTGRPKHYYSIYQKMIVGGRDFSDIYDLVGIRILVEEDRDCYGVLGVLHSRWNPVLGRFKDYVAMPKFNMYQSLHTTVIGPQGKPVEMQIRTFAMHRRAEYGVAAHWKYKEDGRAGNDTDRPGDLDDMSWVRQLLDWQSEVEDPGEFLESLRFEINQAETYVFTPRGDVIALPSGSTPVDFAYAVHTEVGNRTIGARVNGRLVPLESTLENGDVVEVFTSKAEGAGPSRDWLNFVKSQRARSKIRQWFTKERREEAIERGKDEIAKLMRKEGLPLKRLLSHDSLTLVASAFRLTDVSALYAAVGEGNLGAQTVVRKVIELHGGDEGAQEDLAEAVTITGRRGRPRRPTSGDAGVIVTGSPDVWVKLAKCCTPVPPDTILGFVTKGGGVSVHRKDCTNAASLLAQPEKLVDVEWAPTGQSTFLVNIQVEALDRSRLLSDITMVLSDAHVNILSANLTTSRDRTAKSRFTFEMADAKHLDTVLNAVRSVPGVFDAYRVTQ, from the coding sequence ATGGGCAGTCGCGGCCAGGTGTCCAACCCGGTCCTCGAGTCGTTGTTCCGCGCGGTGCGGGCCAACCACCCGAAGGCCGACCTTCAGCTCCTGGAGCGCGCCTATCTCACTGCCGAGCGGCTGCACGCCGACCAGAAGCGCAAGAGCGGCGATCCCTACATCACCCACCCGCTCGCGGTGACCACCATCCTCGCCGGCATCGGCATGACCGAGCCGACCCTGGTGGCCGCCCTGCTGCACGACACGGTCGAGGACACGCCGTACACCCTCGAGGAGTGTCGCCGCGACTTCGGTGACGAGGTCGCGCTGCTCGTCGACGGCGTCACGAAGCTCGACAAGGTCGTCTACGGCGACTCGGCCAACGCCGAGACCATCCGCAAGATGATCGTCGCGATGTCGCGCGACATCCGGGTGCTGGTCATCAAGCTCGCCGACCGGCTCCACAATATGCGCACGCTGCGCTTCGTCAAGCAGTCCACGCAGGAGCGGAAGGCCCGCGAGACGCTCGACATCTACGCCCCGCTGGCCCACCGGCTCGGCATGAACACCATCAAGTGGGAGCTCGAGGACCTCGCCTTCGCGACCCTCCACCCCAAGATCTACGACGAGATCGTGCGCCTGGTCGCCGAGCGCGCGCCGTCGCGCGACTCCTTCCTCGCCGAGGTCATCTCCCAGGTCGAGAAGGACCTGCGCGAGGCGAAGATCAAGGCGACGGTCACCGGCCGGCCGAAGCACTACTACTCGATCTACCAGAAGATGATCGTCGGCGGCCGCGACTTCTCCGACATCTACGACCTCGTCGGCATCCGCATCCTCGTCGAGGAGGACCGCGACTGCTACGGCGTCCTCGGCGTGCTCCACTCACGGTGGAACCCGGTCCTGGGCCGGTTCAAGGACTACGTCGCGATGCCGAAGTTCAACATGTACCAGTCGCTGCACACGACGGTCATCGGCCCGCAGGGCAAGCCGGTCGAGATGCAGATCCGCACCTTCGCGATGCACCGCCGCGCGGAGTACGGCGTCGCGGCGCACTGGAAGTACAAGGAGGACGGGCGGGCCGGCAACGACACCGACCGGCCCGGCGACCTCGACGACATGAGCTGGGTGCGCCAGCTGCTCGACTGGCAGAGCGAGGTCGAGGACCCGGGCGAGTTCCTGGAGTCCCTGCGCTTCGAGATCAACCAGGCCGAGACCTACGTGTTCACCCCGCGCGGCGACGTCATCGCGCTGCCGTCCGGCTCCACCCCGGTCGACTTCGCGTACGCCGTGCACACCGAGGTCGGCAACCGCACGATCGGCGCCCGGGTCAACGGCCGCCTCGTGCCGCTCGAGTCGACCCTCGAGAACGGCGACGTCGTCGAGGTCTTCACCTCAAAGGCCGAGGGCGCCGGCCCGTCGCGCGACTGGCTGAACTTCGTCAAGTCGCAGCGCGCCCGCTCCAAGATCCGCCAGTGGTTCACGAAGGAGCGGCGCGAGGAGGCGATCGAGCGCGGCAAGGACGAGATCGCCAAGCTGATGCGCAAGGAGGGCCTGCCCCTCAAGCGCCTGCTGTCCCACGACTCGCTCACCCTCGTCGCGTCCGCGTTCCGCCTCACCGACGTCAGCGCGCTCTACGCCGCCGTCGGCGAGGGCAACCTCGGCGCGCAGACCGTCGTACGCAAGGTCATCGAGCTCCACGGCGGCGACGAGGGCGCCCAGGAGGATCTCGCCGAGGCCGTCACCATCACCGGCCGCCGCGGCCGTCCCCGCCGGCCCACGAGCGGCGACGCCGGCGTCATCGTCACCGGCTCGCCCGACGTGTGGGTCAAGCTCGCCAAGTGCTGCACCCCCGTCCCGCCCGACACGATCCTCGGGTTCGTCACCAAGGGCGGCGGAGTCTCGGTGCACCGCAAGGACTGCACCAACGCCGCCAGCCTGCTGGCCCAGCCCGAGAAGCTCGTCGACGTCGAGTGGGCCCCCACCGGTCAGTCGACCTTCCTGGTCAACATCCAGGTCGAGGCCCTCGACCGCTCCCGCCTGCTGTCCGACATCACCATGGTGCTGTCCGACGCCCACGTGAACATCCTGTCGGCGAACCTCACGACCTCCCGCGACCGCACGGCGAAGTCCCGCTTCACCTTCGAGATGGCCGATGCCAAGCACCTCGACACGGTGCTCAACGCGGTCCGCTCCGTCCCCGGCGTGTTCGACGCCTATCGGGTCACGCAGTAG